In Fusarium fujikuroi IMI 58289 draft genome, chromosome FFUJ_chr08, one genomic interval encodes:
- a CDS encoding related to transcription initiation factor IIE chain TFA1 yields MDLAITLIKSVARAFYETRDILVIDALILHEALRDDDLAYLMSTNTKELHKICGKLREDRFLVVHTRSELREGNPRPSNKTWYYIDYRATIDAIKWRVYTIDKEVQGTTQVASEKKEYFCSFCKAEWTAMEVLDNVGPEGFLCHRCSHVLTFEADRTSTGHEQSTRLNDQFKFISELLPKIDAVHIPECDFDRAFAKARPVKRDETHQRAQTTAVDSGANRPMAVKGLTNTGPQSIAVNISTSDGPTEAEKAAEQARKEQIAKQNALPSWMSNSTVTGESFSAGAAPGTASVVKKESSKDAGPAAPAVANAQIDDIFEKLKAEIAQEKSEEEEDEEEEEDLFEDVPATKKVKLAGPDTQEQKEDEDSEEIEFEDV; encoded by the exons atggatctCGCAATCACACTTATCAAGTCCGTTGCGCGGGCGTTCTACGAAACCCGCGACATACTTGTGATTGATGCGCTTATTCTGCATGAGGC GCTTCGAGACGATGATTTGGCCTACTTGATGTCTACCAACACAAAGGAACTCCACAAGATATGCGGAAAGCTACGTGAGGATCGATTTTTGGTGGT ACACACACGATCAGAGCTGCGAGAAGGCAACCCAAGACCGAGCAACAAAACATGGTATTACATCGACTACCGAGCCACAATAGACGCCATCAAATGGCGCGTTTACACTATCGATAAAGAAGTACAGGGTACTACGCAAGTCGCGAGCGAGAAAAAAGAGTACTTTTGCTCATTTTGCAAAGCAGAATGGACGGCGATGGAGGTTCTGGACAACGTTGGCCCGGAAGGATTCTTATGCCATCGCTGCTCTCATGTTCTGACCTTTGAGGCCGACCGGACGTCGACTGGGCACGAGCAGTCAACGCGACTCAATGACCAGTTCAAATTCATCAGTGAACTGCTTCCCAAGATCGATGCCGTCCACATTCCTGAATGCGACTTCGATCGCGCGTTTGCTAAAGCACGCCCGGTGAAGCGCGACGAAACACATCAGCGCGCTCAGACTACTGCAGTAGACTCTGGCGCGAACCGACCTATGGCGGTCAAGGGCTTGACCAACACAGGGCCACAATCGATTGCAGTTAACATCTCAACATCGGATGGCCCTACAGAAGCCGAGAAGGCGGCAGAGCAGGCGCGCAAGGAGCAGATAGCGAAGCAAAATGCGCTGCCATCATGGATGTCTAATAGTACAGTCACTGGGGAgtccttctcagcaggcGCTGCTCCGGGCACTGCATCagtcgtcaagaaggagtCCAGCAAAGATGCCGGCCCAGCAGCACCGGCCGTGGCCAATGCTCAAATAGACGATATattcgagaagctcaaggcggAGATAGCACAAGAAAAatcagaggaggaagaggacgaagaagaagaggaagacttATTCGAAGATGTCCCTGCCACCAAGAAAGTGAAGCTGGCTGGACCAGATActcaagaacaaaaagaagacgaagacagcGAGGAGATAGAGTTTGAAGACGTTTAG